From the genome of Halobacteriovorax marinus SJ:
TCCCTTTAATAATTCATCTCTCTTATGTTCAAGCTCATTAAGCTTTATGTCTATTTCAAGTCTCTTTTCATCCAAATTGAAGTCGAGTAACTCCTGCTCTTTATCCTTTAACTTTTTTTGAAGCTCATCTATTGATAGATGAAAAAAGTGTTCGCTATCACTTCTAAGCTCGAAACTGTATTTTAACGCTTCTTCTTGAGTGACATCTGGAATGAGGTCAATGAAGTAATAATATCTATTTATAACCTCTTTAATTGCGTGAATATCTTTTTCTATCTCACTAACTTTTTCGCTCAGTTCATTTTGGGAGTCAACAATAGATGGGATTAGTACTTCTTCGATTTCCCTATACTCGGCTTTTTGAGAAGGCGACAACTGTGCAATCGCTTGCATTACTCTTTCTTTTAAGGTCATTTCGTGTGGTTGAGTTGCAGGACTATTGAATTCTTTAAGCAATTCGACTTCTTCCCAATAGGCCTCAGTATCCATTATACCTTTTATCTTCCTAAGCTTATCCTCTTGGTTCATTTTCCAAAGTTTGAAATCAAGTTGAAAGAACCCATACTTATAAAGACTTTCTGAGTTATTTATCGCAAAGTACATCATTTGCATGAAGTGGATAAACCCGAAAGTTTGAATCATTTTCTTAATATTAGAAATATTATGAATATAGCTTTGAGATGGCCTTCGAGGTCTAGCAACATCACTTATAAATCTAGGGTTCCTTTTTTCCATTTCGGCTTCGTAGTAATCTTTAGTCGCATACCAGGCCCAATCTTTGTTCCAGTCGTTAGAAATACTATGCTTTAGCATTTGTGCAATGAACTCGCAGAATTTACCTTTTGTACTTAGCTTCCTCGTATTTATATCAAGAGCAATTTGAGCCTTGATGCGAATTGAGGTATCTCGAACTTTTAAGCCAAGTCCTCTATAGCTTCTTTTGTGATTTGATAGTGTAATTGTAGATAGTATGTATCCATGCTGAATATTCTTTAGTGGGTTATTACTTTCTTGGTTCATTAAATCTCTGTCCTTCATACAAGCTCTCCATTGTCTTAATTGTTGAGCTTTTGTTTTTCATGCGAGTTCTCCAATGTCTACTTCATCTAAGTTCCTTAGATTTCACTTTCAGTTTATATAAAAATTTGAGAGAATGGTGTGCGGGGTGGTGTACTGCGATTAAGAAATGCAGTAAAAACTTTGAGTTACACTCGAAGAATTACCTCCACCAGATCAAGCTAAGTGCTTAATAAAAAAGGGAAACTTTGGTTTCCCTTTTTTGATTGTGGCAGAAATGTGGCAAATTATGGAAATAATTGGTGAGGCATTGTTCTTCTGAGAAACTCTAAGCACTTTTCATTTTTTACTTGGTTAGTATTCTTAATTGCATCAAACCGATTAAGGTCTTCAATTAATGTATTTTCAAGACCGTATGAAGTATACATAATTCTCTTGGTAGTATCTTCAAGTAACCTTTGATCTTGAAAAAGTATTTTGTTGTTATACATATCAAAGCCATAGCCTAGAATAAATATATTATCTGCTTCTTTTATGATTTCATGAATCCTTGAGAGTTTTGCAAGATAAAAAGGGTTGTTATTGTTAGAGTCAATATTTCCTCTAATAAAGCCTACTTGTTTTGAGTTATCATAGATTGTTTTAAAGTCAATCTCTTGTTGAACATATGCTCCAGGTTGAGTGAGAATTTGCTTATTTGATTGTCTGTAGGGCTGATTGTTTAGTTTTCCATAAACATGAGTTATAAAGTCTCTGGTATTTAAAACACTCTTAGCGTCCTTTATTCCATGTTCTTTTTCTAAATGATGAATCAACTTATTCTCAAAAAACGAGTCATAGTTAAAACTTATAACCTTAGGCAAATTTTCAAAGAAGTCTTTTGTTTGGAATGATATTTTCCTGTTGAAATAGTAGTCTATCCAATTGTCGGTATGATCCATTTCCATTCGATCAAGGTCTTCGTAGTATGAAATAATAGAACTGACTATATACTTACCAAATTCTTTTTCTTCGTCACTTCTATGCGGAGAAGACAAGTATGTATCTATTGTGAATGATCCAGCAGTTCTAAAGTCTTTCTTAAACTTTTCTTTATCAAAATTAGGATTTATTTTTTTTGTAAAGTATTCGATACAAGAATTATAATAACTGTTAAAATTGTCATCATCTTCGTAAAACTTAGGGTCTTCATGTCTATAAACATCTGGATGTATTTCTATACCATCGTTGATAATGATCTTTTTTAGCTGTTCCCCTGTTGGGAAACCGTAACTTGCTGATGAGCCAGCACCCAATATAAATACGTCATTTTTCATAAATACTCCATCGTTTCGGTTAAATGTTCGGGGTTTTTTACGCAAACTTAATCGGCATAAGAGAGTCAAATATTACTTAAGAAAAACTGTAATACTTCTTATGTATAAAACCTCTTCCTTTTACAGAAGAGGTAATAGTTATTTAAAGCTAACAACCTCAGCCGCCTCTCTTAAGAAATCTTGATCTAGATGAGCGTAAATCATCGTAGTCTTAATATCTGTATGGCCGAGAAGTTTTTGAAGTGTGTATATGTTTCCACCATTCATCATGAAGTGACTGGCGAAAGTGTGACGTAAGTCGTGAAATCGGATTATATTTTCTAATCCGGCTTCACGTTGTGATTTTTTAAAGTGTCTTTGTGTAACATGGTCATAGGGAAGTGGTTTTCCTGTTTGTGTTGAAAAAACGAACTTCGAAATACGTGTTCTAAGGCGTTTTTGAAGTATATCCCTAACGATTGTATTCATTGGAACGTAACGTCCTCTATGGGTCTTTGTAGTGTTTCTAATACCATCTCTTGTTAGAGAGCGATTTATCACTAAGTTGTTAGTAGTGAAGTCAACTCTATCCCAACATAGACCACAGATCTCTCCAAGTCTTAGTCCAGTATTTAAAGCAACTATGTATAAGTCCAATAGGGGATTAGCTTTATTAAAATCTATAAAGACTCTAATTTCTTCTTTGCTCCAAAAAGTTAAATGTCTTGGCTCTTCTTGAAGTTCTGGATAGCCACGAACAGGACTCTTTAGA
Proteins encoded in this window:
- a CDS encoding tyrosine-type recombinase/integrase, with translation MPKLDEKKNGILTGKNGDNDVFSGKKKSTRTHKKPLTKQPPAKKYRIDVRMPDGRRITKSFSRKYDADKFKAELLLEKTGIQDTGIYIKNDVKFKDFVATWFETQVKGRKAKKTQQAYVSDLRNHILPILGEIQLKHIRYQHARLLENSIIETGKSARTVNKVMMEFKTILNDAVKLEYLLKSPVRGYPELQEEPRHLTFWSKEEIRVFIDFNKANPLLDLYIVALNTGLRLGEICGLCWDRVDFTTNNLVINRSLTRDGIRNTTKTHRGRYVPMNTIVRDILQKRLRTRISKFVFSTQTGKPLPYDHVTQRHFKKSQREAGLENIIRFHDLRHTFASHFMMNGGNIYTLQKLLGHTDIKTTMIYAHLDQDFLREAAEVVSFK